One region of Neorhodopirellula lusitana genomic DNA includes:
- a CDS encoding sigma-54-dependent transcriptional regulator, translated as MPRLLVIDDDRAICALAEKALASIADITTAGTAAAGLDLVRQGDFDAVLLDIQLPDQSGLAVYCEIREHDRRIPVIFMTVEAASNTAIEAMQLGAFDYIGKPLSVEPLRNLVEKAIEQRQISSVPVAISADEDDLDSSKDLFIGRSPAMLQVFKAIGKVAKQNVPILIRGESGTGKELVARALFNYSHRSDEIFLAVNCAALPDNLLESELFGHEKGAFTGAESRRTGKFEQCNGGTLFLDEIGDMALTVQAKFLRVLQEQRFERLGGNKELTTDVRIVAATNRPLEQMVADDEYREDLLYRLNGVTIELPPLRERLSDVPALIRFFLAQARREFNKPDLEGLSPEAVDMLTAYTWPGNVRQLRAVIRRCVLDAVLPVITPDILPTEVVQGGSHSNSNGLADSSKSAAAGSTALSDVAAVPGVSDASTPNASTPNASDPDVSNAEVTNAEVSDTPTGADGTELPQLVRRLLKEKSTNVYAEAMEYMEQYVLMQVLQETDGNQSQAAEILGITRGKLRDRINTYRIRLKGDVSQEK; from the coding sequence ATGCCTCGTCTTTTAGTCATCGACGACGACCGCGCCATCTGTGCACTCGCCGAAAAAGCACTCGCTTCGATTGCCGACATCACCACGGCCGGGACGGCCGCGGCGGGACTGGACCTGGTTCGCCAGGGCGATTTCGACGCGGTTTTGCTGGACATTCAACTGCCCGACCAGAGCGGCCTGGCTGTGTATTGTGAAATCCGGGAACACGACCGGCGAATCCCAGTCATCTTCATGACCGTCGAAGCGGCCAGTAACACAGCGATCGAAGCGATGCAGCTCGGTGCGTTTGACTACATCGGTAAGCCACTGTCCGTCGAACCGCTGCGGAATTTGGTCGAGAAAGCGATCGAGCAACGCCAAATCAGCAGCGTGCCGGTTGCGATTTCAGCCGACGAGGACGACCTGGATTCATCCAAAGACCTTTTCATCGGGCGTTCGCCCGCAATGTTGCAGGTGTTCAAGGCGATCGGAAAGGTCGCCAAGCAGAACGTGCCGATCCTGATCCGCGGCGAAAGCGGGACGGGGAAGGAGCTGGTTGCACGGGCGCTGTTTAATTACAGCCACCGCAGCGATGAGATTTTCCTGGCGGTGAACTGTGCCGCTCTACCGGATAATTTGCTGGAAAGCGAGCTATTTGGTCACGAAAAAGGCGCCTTCACAGGAGCCGAAAGCCGGCGAACGGGCAAGTTTGAACAGTGCAACGGCGGGACGCTTTTTCTAGATGAAATTGGTGACATGGCACTCACCGTGCAGGCCAAGTTCTTGCGGGTTTTGCAGGAACAGCGATTCGAGCGTCTCGGCGGAAACAAGGAACTGACCACCGACGTCCGGATTGTGGCGGCCACCAACCGCCCGCTCGAGCAAATGGTGGCGGACGACGAATATCGCGAAGATTTGCTGTATCGACTCAACGGCGTCACGATTGAACTGCCGCCTTTGCGAGAACGACTGAGCGACGTGCCCGCGCTGATTCGCTTTTTCCTGGCTCAGGCAAGACGTGAGTTCAACAAGCCCGATCTCGAAGGCCTCTCGCCTGAAGCAGTGGACATGCTGACGGCTTACACCTGGCCGGGTAACGTTCGGCAGCTACGTGCCGTCATCCGACGCTGTGTGCTCGACGCCGTCTTGCCCGTCATCACGCCAGACATTCTGCCCACCGAAGTCGTCCAGGGTGGCTCCCATTCGAACTCCAACGGCTTAGCCGATTCCAGTAAATCGGCGGCTGCCGGCTCCACCGCCCTCTCAGACGTCGCTGCTGTTCCGGGCGTTTCGGATGCATCTACCCCAAATGCGTCCACTCCCAACGCATCCGACCCCGACGTCTCGAATGCAGAGGTCACAAATGCAGAGGTCTCGGATACTCCCACCGGAGCGGATGGCACCGAATTGCCGCAATTGGTACGACGCCTGCTCAAAGAGAAGTCCACCAATGTGTATGCCGAAGCGATGGAATACATGGAGCAATACGTGCTGATGCAGGTATTGCAAGAAACGGACGGTAACCAAAGCCAAGCGGCTGAGATCCTGGGCATCACCCGCGGCAAACTGCGGGATCGGATCAACACCTACCGGATCAGGCTGAAGGGCGACGTCTCGCAAGAAAAATAG